The nucleotide sequence GTTCTGTTGAGTCTGTATCTTCTATAACTTCTTGATTAGGAGTGTTCATATATTGAAGCATAAAATCTTTACCGAATATTCTGGAATAAACTTTATTTTCGGAATATGCCTTTTTCGATTCTTTACTTACTTTCCAATACCTCCCACTTGATTGTTGATAAGGCTTTCTTGTAATGTAAGACAAAAGTAGGTCATTCAGGCCTGAATCTCCACCTCCATTTTCTCGAACGTCAATGATAAGCTTATTAATATTTTCTCGTTTTATAGTTTTGAAAGATTTTTTTAAAAACTGATCAAATTTCTTGTAGTTATTACAACTATTGTACGAGATTAAACCAATCTCATCATCTAGAACTTCAAATGAATAATCCACTTGTGTTTGAGCTGAATTTAAAAAATTAGAAAGTTCACTTATGTCTAATCCTTTTGTCGAAATAATTTCACTAGAATTGTCTATTTCTATTGAATAGGGTGCTTTTAGAGTATCATTAAAAAATAGGAATAAAGGGAATGCTTTTTCAATAGAAGCAAGCTTGAATGCTTCTATACCTCCTATGTATGACAAACATTCTTTGAATAATTCAACAATACTTATTCCATTGATTGTCTTTATCTGCATGCCTGCCTTAAAAGCTGAAGTTTTAGATCTCGTAACAATAAAAGTTTGATTGTTGTCGATCAACTTACCCGAAAAAGGAAGATAATAATGCGATTTTATTTCAGGCATTATTTTTTCATTTTGCCAGTACATATAAGAGTGGCCTCCACTCATCATAGCGGATAATTTCATTCCGGTAACCATAAACTGTTTAAAAGAGATTGAATCTTTTTCCCAATTATCTAATAATTCCATTTTTTTACGAATTAATTCTTTAGGCGTGACATGGAAATAAGGATTGTAGTGAACTCTGTCAAATGTTTTTATGAGTTGTTCTATATCATTCGTGGCTTTATCTACTGAGATATAAGAAGATTGTGCGCTTGAGTTTTGAAGAACAATCAAAAATAAGCAAGCTAATAAAAGTGATTTCATACATTTAAATCTAATAGATGATTTCGACATAGGAATAGCTATAAGTTGGCTTTTATTGATGCTAACATTAGAGTGTATTTCACCAGTCTTTTATTTTTTAATTAACTTATGTTTCTCTTGCAATCCATCCACTAGAATAGTTATAAAATAAACCCCAGGAGCTTCGTTCAAGTTAAGGTCTACTTTTTGGCAGTTTTTATAACTTCTAGTATACACGATTTTACCAGAAATATCTGAAATACGAATTTCTAATTGTTCGATGTTTCTATTCATATCAATTGAGAAATCACCATTGGTAGGGTTAGGATAAATAGAACTATTTAAAGTAGATTCAATAGCCTCAATCCCAACAGAAGTATTGCAATTTGTGCTCCAATTTGCAGTAGCATCTTTAGTCCAGCCAGAATTGGTTGTTGGATCAAAACCACTATCGTGCTGAATACAAGTTAAACTAGGGTTACTTTCAGACTGCATAACTGCAATACTACTATTATTACCATTAGCTACATTTAAACTTGTTAAGTTGTTAGATTGACAAGATAACTCTGTTAATGCTGTATTTGTGCTTACATCTAAACTTGTTAATTGATTATTACGACAGTTTAAGCTAGTTATAGCTGTGTTAGAAGATAAATCTAAGTTAGTTATCAGGTTTGCCGGGCAATCTAATGCTGTTAAAGAAGTAAAAGCTTCAATTCCTGTAAGGTCGCTTATACTTATACCAGGTAAATAAATCTTTCCTGTATAGGCTTGTGCTTCTGTTTCACAAATTTCACCGTCTCCGTCTGTATCAATTACGCTTATTCCTGGACCTGTATAAATTGCTGTACCATGAGCTAATAAAGCTGCTTTAAAATTAGCATCTGGTATGTTTACAAAGTTTGTACAGTTCGAAGAGTTGTTTTTTTCGTTAAACAAAGAAGTTATTTCCGTTTGGGTAATTGGAGCTTCATAAAAACGGAAATTGTCTATTTTTAAATCTTGAGACAATCCATTTCCTACTGTTTGTGAAGGCAAATAAATGTCTAGTCCTCCAAAAACGAAAACGTTACTTAGACTAACTTGATATTGTTTATCCATAACCTCATAATTATCGAGGTAGGTACGTAAATAATACTTTCCTCCTCCAGACCAATAAACCGCTTTTACTACTAAATGATGCCAATCATTATCTAAATAGTTTGCAAAAGAATGATAAAAACCGCTAGGGCTTACACCAACAGAGGGTTGTTGAACCCTTAATGAAGAGTTGTTAGCGGTATTATAAAGTACATCAATTGTTAATCCATAGTTACTGTTATTCTGGTCTTTTAATTCTAACAACGTAAAATCATTGGTACCTTGATTAGCTTTAAACCAAAAACTAACTACATATTCTTTTACATTTCCAGAAAAAGTAATATTTCCTACGTTACTAAGTGATGCTCCGTCAGGAGATATTGCACTGTTTCCAACCTCTATCCCTTGAACATAGCTCACGGTATTTGATGGTGTTAAGCCTCCTGCATTATAGGAACTTCCACTTGTCTCAATAAGGTTGTTGTTGTCAAATTTATATTCTACTACTAAATCTTGTGTAGGTATTTGTTGTGCATTCAGCTCCTTTCCTAAAAAAGAAAGTGCAATTGCTGATAAAAAAAAGGTAATTTTTTTCATAGTTAATTATTTTTTAGATGATTAATTTTTGTATTTGTTGGCGTCTTTTGGATTTACATAGTAAATTAATTGATCGTTGTATAGCATGTAAGTTTTTCCCCATGAACTTCCATTGTGTTTTTGACCAATATAAAACCCTTCTCTTTTGTAGTTGCCATTGGGTGTTTTCATTACAACGATACACTTTAGAGAACGGGTAAGCAGTTTACCTGTTAATGCACTTATTCTAGTGTCCCATTCTGTAGAAGTGATGTAGGCATATTCTACCTTTTCTTTCCAGTTATAACTCGCTGCAGTTTTCTTAATTAAAGCTAATGCTTCAGATTTTAATGTCGCATTTTTCATTCCCTCAGTAGGTAAAGGTCGAGCGTCTTCAATTTCCCCTTGTTTCCATACTCTTCTTAATGCATCAAATTTTTCAAAAACAACTTTTGAAGTGTGTTTTATGTTGGATTGATAATCTTTGAATTTAGTGGTGTCTTTGGCAGCAATAATAAAACCTTTAGGTTCGATGTTGTTCATCCAATAATGTCCTTCTTCATCGTTTTTGTGGTAAACATCTGCGCCAATTAAAAATACTCCTGGCTCTAATAATAAGCAGTTGGCATTATAAAACCCCTCTGGACCGCCGAGCATTCCCATTTGGAACATTAAATTTCCTTTATCTGCCGATTTGTGGTATTGTTCAAGAATTACAGCATTATTTACTTTTTCCTTTTCCCAATAAATATTCATGTTATAGCTTTCAGGAAAATATTCAACTGTAAAACCTCCATAAGCTTTTGCAGTGTCTTTGCTAAAATGGCTTGAAGGATATACAAAACCGTAGGTGTTTAAATAATAAAAACCAGAAAAATCAATAGGGTCAGCAACTTCTTTTTTGTAATTCCCCTTGACTATCATTTGACCTTTTTCGGTTTTAAATAATCGATCTTCATCACTGTAAGGGTGCTGATTCAGTTCTTGCTCAGAAACGGTTTTCATGCCTTTGCTCTGAGTACCTGAAATATTTTTCTTCTTTAATAAATCGTCTTTTAATCCTTTGGAAATTTTATTGAGTTGGCTATAGCTAAAATTAACGAAAGCTAATGTCATCAATGTTAAAAATGTAGACCGCATATTTTAATTGTATTATAATTTTGATGCAAAATAAAAGAGAAGCCTTTAATGGAATGGTGAATACTTTCTGAACGGTAAATAAACTTTCTAAGGAGTAGAACTGAGGTAGGTTTTTTAGCTATTTTTGAGCATGCTTAAACGAATTGTTTTTTTTGTTTTTCTTTTGGCAATAGCTGGGCAAGCTTTTGGGAAAGAGTTAATGCATTTGAATCTAAGTGGTAAAAAATTTGGCGTCATCTATGATTTGATTGAGCACACAGGAAGAAATGAACTTGTTATTGCTTCTGAAAAAGGAGTTTTTACTTATTCAGGTAAAGTTTTAAAGCAAATTAAGTCAAGAGAAAAAGAGGTTTTTCATAAGCTAATTCTTTCCGAAGAAAGTATTTACGCGTTGAGTTTTAATGATGAGGTATTTGAAGTAAACGGTGATAGCTTGTTGTTGGTATGTAAATTTGAAGTCAAAGAAACTGTTAACGGGTTCCTCGTCAATAATAAAGAAATATGTACCAGTACACCTCATAAATTGTTGACAGCCTTTAAAAATGGTATTCAAAAAAATCCAGTTTTCATAGAGGGGTATAACTTAGGCCTTATTAAAGGGAAAGAGGCCAACTTTCTGCTAACCCAGCAAGCTGAACAAATTATTTTTTATAACCTTAATCGCAAGGAAACGCATGCAATTACCTTTAATTATAAAATAGAGAAAGTCTTTTTTAATGAAAGTAGTAACTTTTTAATTGCAGGCCATCGTGTTTATAGAGTGATAGCTGATCGACAGGTGCTGGAAGAAATAACAGTTTTGCCGCAGCGGTTAGCTCATGTGAAGATTTTTGAAGTCAAAAAGATAGGAGAGTATTGGATAGGGGTTGGTCATAATAATGGATTTTCGATGTACAATCAAAAAAGTGCAACTTGGACGCATTATTTTGATCAAATTTCCGTGCATGCTGTCTTGAATGATTCCTTTGGGAATATTTGGTTAGGAACTAAATTTGAAGGACTTGTCCAAATCCCCTCGTTGGCACTTTTTGAATATAAAGTTAATGCAGCTTTAAATGGAAAAGATAGAGTTGTTAAATCGTATTTTAATCAAGGGAAATTGTTTCTTGGTACTAACTTAGGGAATGTTATTGTTTATGACTTAAATTCGGATGATGTAAAGTTGATACCTCTCCAAAATAATGGAGAGGTACAAGCGATGTTTTTGAATGGGAATTTCTTATATGTTTACTGTGATCAACTGTATAAAATTGATATTGCACGTGAACAGGTGTTAGAAACAGTTGCGATACACTCTACCAAGGCAATTTATGTAGATGAAGAAGTTTATTGCGCTACAGCTGGTGATTTTCAAAATATTTCTCAACAACTAAAAATCAATAAAGGGTATTGGCATACCTGTATCTATGTTGATACTTTAAAGAATAGATTTTATGTTGGAACAAAATCAGGAATCGTTGTTCTTAATAAAGCAACTTTTGAAGTACTTCAAAATATAAAAAGTTCTAATCAGGAGAAAGTTGTTGCTATCGCTAAGGTTAATGAGGAACTACTTTTTTATGGAACAAGAGGAGGTGTCTATGATACAACATTAAAGATGTTAGCTCAACTTTCTATCCCAAGTGTTAGAGGTGTTGTCTTATGGAAAGAGGGAGGACAGGTTATATACAATAAGACAGGTGCCATTTATGTCGCTAAAGGACAAGAGATAAAGCTTCATTTTATTTCACAAATGATTGGAGAGGAATCGATCATTTCTATTGAGAAATTTGGAAAAGACCTCTTGGTAATAACTGCTCAAAAAATCTTTATGATTAATGATTTTGATCATTTTATAGGGAAGAATTTAAGCGCTAATTTTAAATTGCATCTAGAAACAGATTGTGCGTTAAATCTTGACGACGAAGTTGTGTTAAG is from Flavobacteriales bacterium and encodes:
- a CDS encoding histidine kinase; translation: MLKRIVFFVFLLAIAGQAFGKELMHLNLSGKKFGVIYDLIEHTGRNELVIASEKGVFTYSGKVLKQIKSREKEVFHKLILSEESIYALSFNDEVFEVNGDSLLLVCKFEVKETVNGFLVNNKEICTSTPHKLLTAFKNGIQKNPVFIEGYNLGLIKGKEANFLLTQQAEQIIFYNLNRKETHAITFNYKIEKVFFNESSNFLIAGHRVYRVIADRQVLEEITVLPQRLAHVKIFEVKKIGEYWIGVGHNNGFSMYNQKSATWTHYFDQISVHAVLNDSFGNIWLGTKFEGLVQIPSLALFEYKVNAALNGKDRVVKSYFNQGKLFLGTNLGNVIVYDLNSDDVKLIPLQNNGEVQAMFLNGNFLYVYCDQLYKIDIAREQVLETVAIHSTKAIYVDEEVYCATAGDFQNISQQLKINKGYWHTCIYVDTLKNRFYVGTKSGIVVLNKATFEVLQNIKSSNQEKVVAIAKVNEELLFYGTRGGVYDTTLKMLAQLSIPSVRGVVLWKEGGQVIYNKTGAIYVAKGQEIKLHFISQMIGEESIISIEKFGKDLLVITAQKIFMINDFDHFIGKNLSANFKLHLETDCALNLDDEVVLSYDNTGIQFKLSTNVDLSFFSEYLMYYQVEGGARTRIEPNQEGEYVLTLEFVPEGKTAITFEVEDFNHSLLDQYKVHVEVEAPFWKSIWFIFLVFSLLIVALLLYQRHRVAKLNVENIAKIKQEQMKTRLVRSELTAIRSQMNPHFVFNTLSTIQLKIAKKETDVAFKLVQKFSSLMRGVLTHSQVEVIALKEEITILKNYIDLEQERFEDSIDIQFFIDETMDLLDYRIPSLITQPIVENSLQHGLRHLEGKKQLVIRVVKKSEGCFVIEIVDNGIGVTAANRINEANNQRKSFAMSAIKKRINYINSLEGLHVSLNVASSSNGTKTQIVVNDYD
- a CDS encoding S41 family peptidase, with protein sequence MKSLLLACLFLIVLQNSSAQSSYISVDKATNDIEQLIKTFDRVHYNPYFHVTPKELIRKKMELLDNWEKDSISFKQFMVTGMKLSAMMSGGHSYMYWQNEKIMPEIKSHYYLPFSGKLIDNNQTFIVTRSKTSAFKAGMQIKTINGISIVELFKECLSYIGGIEAFKLASIEKAFPLFLFFNDTLKAPYSIEIDNSSEIISTKGLDISELSNFLNSAQTQVDYSFEVLDDEIGLISYNSCNNYKKFDQFLKKSFKTIKRENINKLIIDVRENGGGDSGLNDLLLSYITRKPYQQSSGRYWKVSKESKKAYSENKVYSRIFGKDFMLQYMNTPNQEVIEDTDSTELTHPIKPKYFFQGKSCILIGPSTFSSANFLADAVKTYNITKLIGTPTGEYTNDFGEQISFTLPNSHSLVFISSTYDIGANGNASILEPVYPDIYTETDALKYAINWIKNDANNK
- a CDS encoding T9SS type A sorting domain-containing protein, with protein sequence MKKITFFLSAIALSFLGKELNAQQIPTQDLVVEYKFDNNNLIETSGSSYNAGGLTPSNTVSYVQGIEVGNSAISPDGASLSNVGNITFSGNVKEYVVSFWFKANQGTNDFTLLELKDQNNSNYGLTIDVLYNTANNSSLRVQQPSVGVSPSGFYHSFANYLDNDWHHLVVKAVYWSGGGKYYLRTYLDNYEVMDKQYQVSLSNVFVFGGLDIYLPSQTVGNGLSQDLKIDNFRFYEAPITQTEITSLFNEKNNSSNCTNFVNIPDANFKAALLAHGTAIYTGPGISVIDTDGDGEICETEAQAYTGKIYLPGISISDLTGIEAFTSLTALDCPANLITNLDLSSNTAITSLNCRNNQLTSLDVSTNTALTELSCQSNNLTSLNVANGNNSSIAVMQSESNPSLTCIQHDSGFDPTTNSGWTKDATANWSTNCNTSVGIEAIESTLNSSIYPNPTNGDFSIDMNRNIEQLEIRISDISGKIVYTRSYKNCQKVDLNLNEAPGVYFITILVDGLQEKHKLIKK